The following coding sequences lie in one Rhodohalobacter barkolensis genomic window:
- a CDS encoding antitoxin, translating to MDYIDKEEKEIIESYENEEWVSSGVELKKEIRQAAKNSTLKNKRINIRLTEKDFKDIQVKAMEEGIPYQKLISSIIHKYNKGELKTDSE from the coding sequence ATGGATTATATAGATAAAGAAGAGAAAGAGATTATTGAGTCCTATGAAAACGAAGAGTGGGTTTCTTCCGGAGTAGAACTAAAGAAAGAGATCAGACAAGCAGCCAAAAACAGCACGCTGAAAAATAAACGAATTAATATTCGCCTCACGGAAAAGGACTTTAAGGATATTCAGGTTAAAGCAATGGAAGAGGGCATTCCTTATCAGAAACTTATTTCAAGCATCATCCATAAATACAATAAAGGGGAATTGAAAACTGATTCGGAGTGA
- a CDS encoding toxin secretion, membrane fusion protein → MEKYVKKYHLEDPQQYEDEREYWRSKTPEERLLALEQLRKQYMKLKGIDAEQGVQRVCEIIKRSES, encoded by the coding sequence ATGGAAAAATACGTTAAAAAATATCACCTCGAAGACCCACAGCAGTACGAAGATGAACGGGAGTACTGGCGCAGTAAAACGCCGGAGGAGCGGCTTTTGGCACTCGAACAACTGCGCAAGCAATACATGAAACTAAAAGGGATAGATGCTGAGCAAGGAGTTCAAAGAGTTTGCGAAATTATTAAACGATCAGAAAGTTGA
- a CDS encoding nucleotidyltransferase, with product MLSKEFKEFAKLLNDQKVEYLLVGGYAVVLYGYVRYTGDIDFWINPTEENANRIVEVLDRFGFGSLNLTIKDFTKDDQIIQLGYPPNRIDIITSVTGLTFTECYPKRKSFSIEGVEVQTISLEDLKKNKKAAGRYKDLDDLENL from the coding sequence ATGCTGAGCAAGGAGTTCAAAGAGTTTGCGAAATTATTAAACGATCAGAAAGTTGAATATCTGCTTGTAGGTGGATATGCCGTAGTTCTTTACGGGTACGTTAGATATACCGGTGATATTGATTTCTGGATTAACCCAACCGAGGAAAATGCAAATCGCATAGTTGAGGTTCTCGATCGGTTTGGATTTGGAAGCTTAAATCTTACTATTAAAGATTTCACCAAAGATGATCAGATCATTCAATTGGGATATCCGCCCAACCGAATTGATATCATTACTTCTGTAACAGGTCTGACATTCACGGAGTGTTATCCTAAAAGAAAATCATTTTCAATTGAGGGAGTTGAAGTTCAAACCATTTCTCTTGAAGACCTGAAGAAGAATAAAAAAGCAGCCGGTCGATACAAAGATCTTGATGATCTTGAAAACCTTTAG
- a CDS encoding amidohydrolase family protein translates to MKRLLLFALSFFFALGTYAQENGDDKWDVTQHRADFTEISFDTEEGTWMNLDVSPDGTEIVFDLLGNIYIIPIEGGEAKVLRENLAYEIQPRFSPDGSKISFTSDAGGGDNIWVMNRDGSDAKQITEESFRLLNNASWSPDGDYIVARKHFTSGRSLGAGELWLYHITGGSGIQLVERMNDQQDLGQPNVSPDGRYIYYSQDVYPGGGFQYNRDANSQIYVINRYDRETGEIDRITGGPGGAISPTVSPDGKQLAFVKRVRTKSVLYIRDLETGIEKPVYDELSFDQQQAWAIFGPYTNISWTPDGNHLVFWAMGKIHKLNTETLEAEEIPFSAEVNQQLADVVHFEFDPAPDTFQAKAVRHAVTSPDGETLVFNAAGYLWKKDLPNGTPERITEEENLEFEPSFSPDGNLLAYVTWTDEELGKIKTLRLDRRNARPQTITTEKGIYRTPSFSPDGQTLLFRRDSGNNHQGHAYTQNPGIYTMPVSGGEMKLISESGSNPKFNASGDRIFYQAYTSFRSMDLNGQDDRQHFQSEYAIDYTPSPDNKWIAFTELYKVYIAPMPQVGTDITLSSNTRSIPVTHVARDAGYNLHWSADSDELRWTLGEQFYSVGLNEAFEFLNGETNEELPLGDNDAISIGLEIESDKPSGTVAFTNAHIITMNGEEVIENGTIVVRENRIEAVGTADEISIPRGAYVMDVEGKTIMPGLVDAHAHIGNFRSGLSPNQQWEYFANLAYGVTTAHDPSSNTEMIFSQAEMVRSGNMIGPRIFSTGRILYGAENVQKTVINNLEDARSAIRRTQAFGATSVKSYNQPRREQRQQVLEAARELGVNVVPEGGSTFTHNMSMILDGHTGIEHNIPIAPLYNDVLTLWGESNVGYTPTLVVNYGGMNGEYYWYQHTNVWEKEHLLTFTPRGMVDSRSRHRTMVPEEEYEIGHMQVAAAAKELHDRGITVNIGAHGQLQGLAAHWETWMFTQGGMSNHDALKVATLNGANYIGMGDHIGSLEPGKLADLIVIDGNPLEDIYDTEFVEYTMINGRLYDSKTMNEFGNHERERLPFWWEQEGYSEQFDWHAITGGNSNGHGH, encoded by the coding sequence GTGAGGCAAAAGTTCTGCGCGAAAACCTCGCATATGAAATTCAACCTCGATTTAGTCCCGATGGCTCCAAAATCTCATTCACCAGTGATGCCGGCGGTGGAGACAATATCTGGGTGATGAATCGCGACGGTTCGGATGCCAAACAGATTACCGAAGAGAGTTTTCGGCTGCTAAATAATGCCTCATGGTCTCCCGACGGCGACTACATCGTAGCCCGTAAACACTTCACCTCGGGTCGGTCATTGGGAGCCGGAGAGCTCTGGTTGTACCACATCACAGGAGGCTCAGGTATTCAATTGGTGGAACGAATGAATGATCAGCAGGATCTTGGTCAGCCAAACGTTTCTCCTGACGGACGATATATCTACTATAGCCAGGATGTTTACCCCGGTGGAGGATTTCAGTACAACAGAGATGCCAATAGTCAGATTTATGTCATTAACCGTTACGATCGCGAAACCGGTGAAATTGACCGAATTACAGGCGGACCCGGCGGAGCAATCTCCCCTACTGTATCTCCCGATGGAAAGCAGCTCGCATTTGTAAAGCGGGTTCGAACTAAATCCGTTCTCTACATTCGTGATCTTGAAACCGGTATTGAAAAGCCTGTTTATGATGAGCTAAGTTTTGATCAACAGCAGGCCTGGGCAATTTTTGGTCCCTATACTAACATCAGCTGGACTCCCGATGGAAATCACCTCGTATTCTGGGCCATGGGCAAAATTCACAAATTGAATACGGAAACACTTGAAGCAGAAGAAATACCATTCAGTGCAGAAGTAAACCAACAACTGGCGGATGTTGTCCATTTTGAGTTTGATCCCGCCCCCGATACATTTCAGGCTAAAGCCGTACGCCACGCTGTAACCTCACCTGATGGAGAAACGCTGGTATTCAACGCGGCCGGATATCTCTGGAAGAAAGATCTGCCTAACGGTACTCCAGAGCGAATCACTGAAGAGGAAAACCTGGAATTTGAACCGTCCTTCTCTCCGGATGGCAATTTACTTGCCTATGTTACCTGGACGGATGAAGAGCTTGGAAAAATTAAAACTCTTCGATTAGACCGAAGAAACGCTCGTCCGCAAACGATCACCACTGAAAAGGGGATTTACCGTACACCATCTTTCTCACCCGATGGACAGACCTTGCTCTTCCGCAGGGATAGCGGAAATAACCATCAGGGACATGCATACACGCAAAATCCGGGAATTTACACGATGCCGGTTAGCGGTGGCGAAATGAAACTGATTTCCGAAAGTGGAAGTAACCCGAAGTTTAATGCTTCCGGTGACCGAATCTTTTATCAGGCCTACACCAGCTTTAGAAGTATGGATTTGAATGGCCAGGATGACCGCCAGCATTTCCAATCTGAGTATGCTATCGATTACACGCCAAGCCCTGACAACAAATGGATTGCGTTTACCGAGCTCTACAAGGTTTACATTGCTCCGATGCCGCAGGTTGGTACAGACATCACACTGAGTTCCAACACTCGATCCATTCCGGTCACACATGTGGCTCGTGATGCAGGATACAACCTGCACTGGTCAGCCGACAGCGATGAACTTCGATGGACACTCGGTGAACAATTCTACAGCGTAGGCTTGAACGAAGCTTTTGAATTTCTGAATGGAGAAACAAATGAGGAGCTTCCGCTTGGAGATAATGATGCAATCAGCATCGGCCTGGAAATTGAATCTGACAAACCATCCGGTACCGTTGCGTTTACCAACGCCCATATCATTACGATGAACGGCGAAGAGGTTATAGAAAACGGAACCATTGTGGTTCGCGAAAACCGAATTGAAGCCGTTGGAACGGCTGACGAAATTTCCATTCCGCGCGGTGCCTATGTGATGGATGTGGAAGGAAAAACCATCATGCCTGGACTTGTGGATGCGCACGCTCATATTGGTAATTTCCGAAGCGGACTGAGTCCGAATCAACAGTGGGAGTATTTTGCGAACCTGGCTTACGGTGTAACCACAGCCCACGATCCGTCATCCAACACAGAGATGATCTTCTCTCAGGCTGAGATGGTGCGATCCGGAAATATGATCGGGCCGCGAATCTTCTCTACCGGACGAATTCTGTACGGTGCGGAAAATGTGCAAAAAACAGTCATTAACAATTTGGAAGACGCACGTTCAGCCATTCGCAGAACTCAGGCATTCGGAGCCACATCCGTGAAAAGCTACAACCAGCCAAGGCGTGAACAGCGACAGCAGGTTCTGGAAGCCGCACGCGAATTAGGAGTGAATGTAGTCCCTGAAGGCGGTTCTACCTTCACCCACAACATGAGCATGATTTTGGACGGGCACACAGGAATAGAGCACAATATTCCAATTGCTCCGCTTTACAATGATGTACTAACACTTTGGGGTGAGTCGAATGTGGGATACACGCCTACTTTGGTCGTAAACTACGGCGGTATGAATGGTGAGTATTACTGGTATCAGCATACCAACGTTTGGGAAAAAGAGCATCTGCTGACATTCACTCCAAGAGGAATGGTTGATTCCAGATCTCGTCACCGAACGATGGTTCCTGAAGAGGAGTATGAGATTGGCCACATGCAGGTTGCCGCGGCGGCCAAAGAGCTTCACGATCGCGGAATTACTGTAAATATCGGTGCCCACGGACAGCTGCAGGGACTCGCCGCTCACTGGGAGACATGGATGTTTACTCAGGGTGGCATGAGCAATCACGATGCACTGAAAGTGGCGACTCTCAACGGCGCCAACTACATTGGGATGGGAGACCATATCGGTTCACTCGAGCCTGGCAAGCTGGCTGACCTGATTGTGATTGACGGGAATCCTCTCGAGGATATCTACGATACCGAGTTTGTGGAGTACACCATGATCAACGGCCGTCTATACGATTCCAAAACGATGAATGAGTTCGGTAACCATGAGCGGGAGCGTCTGCCCTTCTGGTGGGAACAGGAAGGCTACAGCGAGCAGTTCGACTGGCATGCCATCACCGGTGGAAACAGTAATGGGCACGGGCATTAA